A genomic window from Aerosakkonema funiforme FACHB-1375 includes:
- a CDS encoding ABC transporter ATP-binding protein — protein MPLEAKELVGGYNNLPIIREINLTLQSGEWLSLVGANGSGKSTLLKILSRILKPQSGIVILDGKAIHELPPHLVAQKLAILPQQQTFPTGLTVRQLVACGRSPHQPWWQWELNAEDKQKVEEAIVETGIQEFSDRPVEHLSGGERQRAFLALALAQSPQVLLLDEPTTYLDINYQLQLLELLKQLNVQQKLSIVTVLHEVNLAARYSSRIAMLKQGRLWDIGTPAAVITPENIAQVFGVSVAILQTPVGLQICPIAIARG, from the coding sequence ATGCCTTTGGAAGCTAAAGAATTGGTTGGCGGTTACAATAATTTGCCGATTATCCGCGAAATCAATTTAACTCTCCAATCTGGTGAGTGGTTGAGTTTAGTCGGTGCCAATGGTTCGGGTAAGTCTACTTTATTGAAAATCCTCAGTCGCATTTTAAAACCGCAATCTGGTATAGTAATTTTGGATGGGAAAGCTATTCACGAATTACCCCCACATTTGGTAGCGCAAAAGTTAGCAATTCTGCCGCAACAGCAAACGTTTCCTACTGGCTTAACAGTCAGGCAATTGGTGGCGTGCGGGCGATCGCCTCATCAACCTTGGTGGCAGTGGGAATTAAATGCGGAAGATAAACAAAAAGTGGAAGAAGCTATTGTCGAAACGGGTATCCAAGAGTTTAGCGATCGACCTGTGGAACATCTCTCTGGCGGGGAAAGACAGCGGGCTTTTTTGGCACTGGCGCTAGCCCAATCTCCCCAAGTGTTATTATTAGATGAACCCACAACTTATCTCGATATTAATTATCAACTGCAATTGCTAGAATTGCTCAAACAACTTAATGTGCAACAAAAATTATCGATCGTCACCGTATTGCACGAAGTCAATTTAGCCGCCCGGTACAGTTCCCGCATCGCCATGCTTAAACAAGGGCGTCTTTGGGATATCGGTACACCCGCCGCAGTCATCACCCCAGAAAATATCGCCCAAGTCTTTGGCGTGTCAGTCGCGATTTTGCAAACGCCTGTTGGACTGCAAATTTGTCCGATCGCAATAGCTAGGGGCTAG
- a CDS encoding FecCD family ABC transporter permease: protein MSSQNLSFFAQIRKSYDNYRVWYACLLLIGCLLFTVAISLSQGAVYLSFAQLWQALLHQGDPINQTILWDLRLPRTIAALIVGAALGMSGALLQGMLRNGLADPYLLGISAGAGLVAVGLVTLGLFQAWLPLAAWIGAIATTMLVYFIARRSTGLSVERLILGGVAVSSLFGATQSTILLLADDGKVQLALSWLIGSLNGRGWSEVNVAGPYVAIALLGGCLLARSLNILNLGDDLAVGLGVSLMRSRFLIGGVATLLAAGAVSVGGLIGFVGLIVPHGVRLLVGTDYRWVLPLSALGGAFVLSFADMLSRLGAIELPVGAVTALLGSPLFVWLLSRSNQSRSEK from the coding sequence ATGAGTTCACAAAACTTATCGTTTTTTGCACAAATCCGAAAAAGCTACGATAACTACCGAGTGTGGTACGCTTGTCTCCTCTTGATTGGTTGTTTGCTGTTCACAGTTGCCATTTCCCTCTCTCAGGGTGCGGTGTATCTGAGTTTCGCCCAATTGTGGCAAGCGTTGCTGCATCAAGGCGATCCCATCAATCAAACTATACTCTGGGATTTGCGCTTACCGAGAACGATCGCAGCTTTAATTGTAGGTGCAGCTTTGGGGATGTCGGGTGCTTTGTTACAAGGGATGTTGCGAAATGGATTGGCAGACCCTTATTTGTTAGGAATTTCTGCCGGTGCGGGTTTGGTAGCTGTCGGTTTGGTAACATTGGGATTGTTCCAAGCTTGGTTGCCTTTGGCTGCTTGGATCGGTGCGATCGCGACAACCATGCTTGTATATTTTATCGCTCGTCGCAGTACCGGGCTTTCCGTGGAACGGTTGATTTTAGGGGGAGTTGCGGTTAGTTCGCTGTTTGGTGCAACGCAGTCAACTATTCTGCTGCTGGCAGATGATGGTAAAGTACAATTGGCGTTGAGTTGGTTAATTGGCAGTCTCAACGGGCGGGGATGGTCGGAAGTGAATGTGGCTGGCCCTTATGTGGCGATCGCATTGCTGGGCGGCTGTTTGTTGGCGAGGTCTTTGAATATTTTAAATTTGGGTGACGATTTGGCGGTGGGATTGGGAGTTTCGTTGATGCGATCGCGCTTTTTAATTGGCGGAGTCGCTACCCTACTCGCCGCCGGTGCAGTCAGCGTTGGCGGTTTGATCGGTTTCGTCGGTTTGATTGTACCTCATGGGGTACGGTTGCTGGTAGGTACAGATTATCGCTGGGTTTTACCGCTTTCTGCTTTAGGCGGTGCTTTTGTGTTGAGTTTCGCGGATATGCTATCTCGTTTGGGTGCGATCGAGTTGCCGGTAGGTGCTGTGACGGCTTTGTTAGGATCGCCTTTGTTTGTTTGGTTGCTTTCTCGCAGTAATCAGAGTCGATCGGAAAAATAA